TGTCATTGTTGAGCAGCACGAGGTAATCCCCGCGCGCAACCGCAATGGCGGTGTTGTTGCCGCCGGCGAAGCCAAGGTTGCCGCCGGTCTCGTGCACCCTGACCTCGGGGTAGGCCTCGCGCAGCAGGCGCAGCGAGCTGTCCGTCGAACCGTTGTCGGCCACAATCACCTCGAAGCGATCCGCCGGGTAGGTCTGCACACGCAAGGCGTCGAGGCAGGCCGGCAGGAACCGTTCGCCGTTGTAGTTCAGGACGATGACGGAGACGAACGGCAGGCAGGTCATGAGGATGGCGTCAACTTCAGCAACGACTGCGGGCGCTTGGCCGCCACCAGCATCATTCGCGTCTCTTCCAGGTAGCGCGGTTGAGAGAAGTGCGTGAAGCCGGCTGTGCGCAGCATCCCCAATACGCAGGCTGTGTCTGGCACCCACCAGTTCGATCCGTCCTCGTTGAGTTCATCCTTCTCGATGAACTTCATGAACCCTTGTCGGCAGGCAGTGATTGCAACTTGGCCGCGCGGTCCCAGACGGACATGGACGATGTTCTCCCGGGTTGGGGGGATCACCTCGGTCTCGACGATGATGGCATCGTTACACATTTCGGCCACTTGTTCTAGCACGCCGAGCGGATTCTTCAGGTGGTACAGGATGCCTGTGAAGATTACGATGTCGAAGCTTCGTTCGAGCTGCAGGAGACGATCGGCGTCGAGCTGACGATACTCGATGTCGAGCCCCCAGACGGCTCGGCACGCCTCGGCTTGTTGGAGAAACACATCCGTATTGTCAACGCCGATGACTTTGCCTGCCCCTTTCAACTTGGTCTTGATGCAAAAGTAGCCCGCATTCGTTCCCACATCCAGGACGGAGGCACCAGCCAGATCGGCCGGCAGCATGGGCTCGAGAAACTGCCATAGCCGGTTGTGCAGACGCGGCGTGCTGAGTGTATACACGCCCTGGCCCAAATAGATGTGCTGGTACCAGTATGGAAACGACTCGACCAAAGCCATCAACGATTCGCGGCTGGTCGTATGCGGCGGCTCGATAGTCGCCTCGTCAATTGCGACAGGCGCCGCTTCGATCAACGGAGGCGCGCTTCGCTCCCCAAACAGTTTGTTGAATAGTCTCATGATGCCTCCTCGGTTCTGATGACGGTTATTGGCCTCAGGCGCGGAATCTTCGCGTTGATATCCAGATTCGGATTGAAGAACGGATCGCCTTGCTCAACAATCGTGTGCATGCGCTGGCCGGCCCGAGCGTGATTCTCCCGCGGGAAATAGTTCGCCCGCGTCGCGCCTTCTTCGTGGCGCAGCCGGGCAAAGGGCGTATAGACGACGCGGTAGCCACGCGCCGCGATACGCAGGCACAGGTCTACATCGTTTAGCACGATCGTGTAATCCTCATCGAACCCACCGACCTGCTCGAACACCTCCCGACGTGTCATCAAGCACGCGCCGGTGATGGCCGAGAAATTACGATAGCAGTTCGGCCCGCCGAACAAGCTGTCGTTGTAGTCCTCCGGCGCACCGGCGAAGAGATGCCCCAAGCCCAGCACGATGCCGGCATGCTGGATCGTGCCCTCGGGGTACAGCAGCTTCGCGCCGACCGCGCCGATCTCCGGCCGCTGTGACCAGCGCAGCATCTCCTCCAGCCAATCCGGCGACAGCGCCTCGACGTCGTTGTTTAGGAAGAGTAGGTGTGTGCCCGCGGCGTGGTGTGCGCCGAAGTTGTTGGTTGCGGCGTAGTTGAACGCGCCCTCGCGGTGCAGCACCCGCACGCGCGGCTCGCTCGCTAACTCCGCATAGAAGTCCCATACTCGCTGATCGGTGCTGCCCGTATCTACCACGATCACTTCGAAGTTTCGATAGGCCGTCAGCGTGAGCAGCGACCGGAGGCAGCGCCGCAGCAGTTCGAGCCGGTCGCGCGTTGGGATCATGATCGAGATTTTCTCCTCGCGCACCGGCCAGATCAGCCGAAAGTAGCCCGGCGCCAGCAGCTCCGCTCTCGGCTCAGGCACGCCGATGCGGCGCAGGTGGTTGACGACTACGCGCGGCTGCACTTCAGCCGCCCAGGGCTTGCCGGCGGCCAGGCCGGTTGCCGCAGAGCCGGGCAGCATGCGCCAGTGATACAGCACCTTCGCCACGTGGCCGATGCGGTTTGTGTGTTCCGTGCAGCGCAGCAATAGATCCCAGTCCTGTGCCCCCTCAGCATCGGGGTCGAACCCACTTACCGCTTCGATCAACGAACGGCGAACCGCGCTGTGCATCAGATAGTTGGCCGAAAGCATCAGCTCCGGCGACCAGCACGCCGGCTTGAACATCGGTTGCAGCCGGGTTTGGCCGTCGGCAGTGATCTTGTCTTCGTCGAAGCATACGATGTCGAGCGCCGGATCCTCGTTTAGCTTGCTCACGATTTCGTATAAGGCGAAGGGCGCGAGGACGTCGTCATGATCGAACAGCAACACGAAGTCACCGGTCGCCATGCGCAGCGCAGCGTTCGAGTTGCCGGCGATGCCCAAGTTCTTCCCCAGCCACGTGACGCGGATGCGCGCGTCACGCTGCATAGCGCGTTCGAGGATTTCGCGGATCTCAGCTTGACGCGATCCGCCATCAGCAAGGCACCACTCCCAGTTGGCGTAGGTCTGTGCGATCACAGACTCGACTGCGTCGCGGAGCGCATGCGGCGGCGGATCGAACACCGGCGTGATCAGGCTGATCCGTGGGTGGTGGGCGAAGCGATGTTGATGCTGTCGCGCCAACTCGTCTGCGCCGGGCTCGTTGGCTGCGATCCAGGCTGCGTAACTGTCGTCTATGACGGGCGACGGCGGCGCAGACACAGGGGGTGTTCGTCTAATCGCCTGCGCGAGCCGATGACCGATGGCGTGCAGCCGGCGCGTTAACCGGATGAACCGGCCCTGCTCGTATCGCGCGATCAACTCGGTGAGTTCGCGCTGCCGCCGCTCGTAGGCCCACACGATGTTGGCGATTGGATGGCGCAGCTTGTGGAAGAGCATCGCATCCGGCGCGAGGAGGGTCGCGTCGTAATACACGGCGTGGAAAAAGTCGTGTTGGGCGAATAACGCCGCCCATTCCTCGGCCGGCTGTGTCGCACCCGGCGACAGCAGCACGATCTCGGCGTGATCGCACAGGTTCGTCGCGGCGCGTTCCAGATCGAGCTGGGGCAGGTTCGCCAACGCGCCCAGGCATACGATCAGGTCGTATTGGCGCGGCAATGGGTCGAGCGGTCCGCTGGCGAAGCAATGCGCGCGCACCTCAGGCGCGACATTGACGAGCACGTCTTCCGGCAGCATGCCCCAGGCGCGAATGTGTAGCCGGCGCAGCGCGACGACCAGCCCCATGACTTCAGGGCTGCGGGCGATGACGGCAACGGAGGTAAGGTAGAAGTCGCGCGCGAGGCGCTCGGCGATGGCGTCGTAGGATGCGTTCGTCATACGATCGGCCCTCAACCGCCTTTCAGCCAGCGCATCAAGCGCATAAATTTGCCGCGCTCATAATCCTGCACCAACCGGCGCAGCGCGTCGCGTTCCGCGCGGAGTTGCGCCACGTCGGGCGTGCTGCGCGCTTCGTTTAGGGCAGCGCGCAGTTGGCGATTCTCCTCGCGCAGCCGGGTCATCTGCCGCTCGTAGTCGCGCACCAGGCGGTGAACCGGTCGGTCGGAGCGCGTGAATCGCATCGCCCACGCCGTGATGAATGAGGCGTCGAAGTCGAGATCGTGGAACAGGCCGTGCCGGGCGAAGCGCTCGGCCCAATACTCCGGCGGCTGGACGTTGACGTGCGTCGCTTCGGTGAAGTCATCCGGGCTGGATGAGAACAGCACATCGTCGGTGTGCGCGCACAGGTTGGCGATGGCGCGTTCACCTTCATCTGCTGGCATGTGTTCTAGCACCTCGATGCACACGATCAAGTCGTAGTGGCGCTCGAACGGATCGGCGATGGAGCCGACTCGGCAAAACGCACGCACGCTGGGATGCACCTGGCCGATAGCATACTCGGAGATATCCACGCCCCACGCCTGCACGCCGCGCGTGCGCAGCGCCTCGACCAAAAAGCCCATCGCACAGCCGGCGTCGAGCACGGTGCGCGGCTGAATGTCGCTTACGATGCGATCGGCGATCCCGTCGAAGAAGGCCAGCCAGGTTGCGTTGCGCTCGTAGGGGATGCCGCAGCCGGTTGCGTAGTAGCGGGCGTCGAAGCGCGAAGCGTCAGAGGGCAATGGATTCATGGGCGGCTGCTCGGTCGCGTCTCAGGGCGCGACGCGCGTTACTTCGTCCAGACGCGCGCGAGGTGCCGGATCGGGCAGCGCAGGTGTGTGCGACCAGTTCCCTTCGAGCGCGATGATGCCATAGCGTTCCCGCGTGCCGCCGGGCGCCACCTTCAAGCGCGCGCAGCCGATCCATGCATCGTACGGGTGCACGCCGTCGGCGTCGTAAATGGCCGAATTGATCGTGTATTCGCCCGGCAGGAAAGGCAATCGCGCGACGTGATAGTCCACGTATCCGCTGCCTTCGATGTGCGCAATGTCGTAGCGCGCGATGCCGTTGTTCGGTCCGGCCAGGTGCGCGCCGGTCTGCGCGTCATAGAACGCCAGGCCGAAGAGCGGGCGTTCGATGCGCGCCGTCGCTTGGTAGTGCATGCGCACCACGATCGCGTCGTTCGTCATTGCCACGCGCAGCGGCCGCAGGTCGCCGTCGAGCAATTCGACGCGCGTCACGCGCGCCTCGCCGCTGCCGAAGCGGTTGTCGCCGTTCGCCGGCGCTGCCCGCGTCGAGCTCTGTGCCAACACGTGTTTGTAATACGCGTCGGCCACCAACTGCGTGTCGCCTTGCGCTTGCAACCGGCCGCGATCCAGCCAGATCGCCTTCGAACAATTGCGCACGATCGCATCCAGGCTGTGCGACACGAACAGGATGGTGACGCCGCTCTTGCGCAGGCGCGTCATGTACTCGTTGCACTTCTGCTGGAAGGCCTGGTCACCTACGGAGAGCACTTCGTCCACCAGCAGGATTTCGGGATCGAGGTGGATGGCGACCGAGAAGCCCAGCCGGGCATACATGCCGCTGGAATAGTCCTTCACCGGCACATCAATGAAATCTTCCAACTCGGCGAACTCGACGATTCGGTCGAGTCTGTAGTCCACCTCTCTGCGCGTGAGTCCCATCACCGCGCCGTTTAGGTAGATGTTGTCGCGGCCGCTCAGTTCAGGGTGAAAACCGGCGCCCAACTCGAGCAGCGCCGTCACCCGGCCGTGAACCTGCACCAGCCCGGATGATGGCTGGATGATGCGGCTGATCAACTTGAGCGCCGTGCTCTTGCCGGCGCCGTTGGTGCCGATCAGGCCGACGCTGCTGCCGCGTTCGACGACGAAGCTGACGTCGCGCAGCGCCCAGAAGACGTCGTTGCTTCGTGATTCCGTATCCCGGCGGTCGCGTCGAAAGAGTTGAATGAACAATTGCTGGAACGCGCGCGGCCGGTCGCGATCCATGCGGAAGAATTTCGAGACGTTGTGGAACTCGATGGCGTTGGACGTTGTGGTTGACATCGTCTGCAGGCGATTGACCTGCAAGTCTAACAGCTTGGCCGGCCTGCTGCCGGGCGCAAGGGCTACTTCCGACTCTCGACTTCCAACTCCCGACTCCGACTCCCGACTCCCCAGTATTGAGATGGATGATCGGGGAGTGGGAAGTGGGGAGTGCGCGCGATTGGATCGGCCTCAGCCGCGCGCCATCTTCAGCGACAGGTATTCCGCCAGTGCCTCACGCCAGTGGCGCATTTGGTCTATGCCCAGCGCTTTCAGCCCGGCATTCTCCAGCACGGAGTAGGGTGGGCGGCGCGCCGGTGCGTTGAACTCTGCGCTGCTGATGGGGCAAATCTCGGGCTGCAGGCCGGCCAGCCGAAAGATCTCACAGGCGAACTCATACCACGTGCAAGCCCCGTCGTTGGTGATGTGGTAAGTGCCGTATGCCTCCGTCTCGATCAGCCGGGCGATCTGTTGCGCTAGGTCCTTGGTGAACGTCGGGGTGCAGGTCTGGTCGTTCACCACGCGGATGGGTTTGCCTTCGTGGGCGAGGCGCAGCATGGTGTTGACGAAGTTGCCGCCCTTGCCGCTCGCGCCGGCCAGCCCATACAGGCCGCACGTGCGCACGATGTAGTGCTTGCGCCACGCGGCGCGAATGAGCAGCTCGCCGGCCAGCTTGCTGGCGCCGTAGGCGCTGAGCGGGTTGGGCAGGTCGGTCTCGACATACGGCGCGCGCTTGGCACCGTCGAACACGTAGTCGGTGCTGATGTGCAGCAGAGCGGCGCCCACCTCGCGGCAGATCAATGCCAGCCGCTGCGCGGCCAGCGCGTTCACGGCCAGCGCCTGCGAGGCGTCCGACTCGATGTCGTCCACGCGGTGATAGGCGGCGCAGTTGATCACGATTGCCGGCGAGAAGCTGGTAACGGTGGCGCGCACCTCGACGGCATCACACACATCGAGCGCGATTGGAGAAGGCCAATCGGTCTCGGAATCGTTCACCGTAATTGCCCCGCGCGCCGTGCCCAGCACATCGTGGTGAGCAAGCGCCATCATCAAGTCGCGTCCAAGCTGTCCATTTGCGCCGATCAACAAAATCTTCATGACTCTACATTCGCGAGATGGAAATTCGCCCCTGCGTTTGCGCATTATCGCCGATCGGCTGCGGTATCATCTTTGCGTATGTCCGCCAACAAAGTTCCCGTCGCTATTCTTGGCGCGACCGGCGCCGTCGGGGCGCGCTTCGTTCAGTTGCTGCACAACCACCCCACCTTCCAGATCGTCGCAGTGACGGCCTCGGACCGCAGCGAGGGCAAACGTTACGCCGACGCTGCGCACTGGGTCGTGGAAGGAGAAATGCCCAGAGCCGTGCGGGACATGACGCTGCTGGCAACCGATCCCGAGGCCGTCTTGCGCGCCGCGCCGGACGTGCGCGTCGTCTTCAGCGCGCTGCCCAACGAGATCGCAGTGACGGCCGAGCCGGCGTTTGCCCAGGCCGGCGTGCTGGTCTTTTCGAACGCGTCCTA
The window above is part of the Candidatus Roseilinea sp. genome. Proteins encoded here:
- a CDS encoding NAD(P)-dependent oxidoreductase, with protein sequence MKILLIGANGQLGRDLMMALAHHDVLGTARGAITVNDSETDWPSPIALDVCDAVEVRATVTSFSPAIVINCAAYHRVDDIESDASQALAVNALAAQRLALICREVGAALLHISTDYVFDGAKRAPYVETDLPNPLSAYGASKLAGELLIRAAWRKHYIVRTCGLYGLAGASGKGGNFVNTMLRLAHEGKPIRVVNDQTCTPTFTKDLAQQIARLIETEAYGTYHITNDGACTWYEFACEIFRLAGLQPEICPISSAEFNAPARRPPYSVLENAGLKALGIDQMRHWREALAEYLSLKMARG
- a CDS encoding methyltransferase, TIGR04290 family protein, giving the protein MRLFNKLFGERSAPPLIEAAPVAIDEATIEPPHTTSRESLMALVESFPYWYQHIYLGQGVYTLSTPRLHNRLWQFLEPMLPADLAGASVLDVGTNAGYFCIKTKLKGAGKVIGVDNTDVFLQQAEACRAVWGLDIEYRQLDADRLLQLERSFDIVIFTGILYHLKNPLGVLEQVAEMCNDAIIVETEVIPPTRENIVHVRLGPRGQVAITACRQGFMKFIEKDELNEDGSNWWVPDTACVLGMLRTAGFTHFSQPRYLEETRMMLVAAKRPQSLLKLTPSS
- a CDS encoding ABC transporter, producing the protein MSTTTSNAIEFHNVSKFFRMDRDRPRAFQQLFIQLFRRDRRDTESRSNDVFWALRDVSFVVERGSSVGLIGTNGAGKSTALKLISRIIQPSSGLVQVHGRVTALLELGAGFHPELSGRDNIYLNGAVMGLTRREVDYRLDRIVEFAELEDFIDVPVKDYSSGMYARLGFSVAIHLDPEILLVDEVLSVGDQAFQQKCNEYMTRLRKSGVTILFVSHSLDAIVRNCSKAIWLDRGRLQAQGDTQLVADAYYKHVLAQSSTRAAPANGDNRFGSGEARVTRVELLDGDLRPLRVAMTNDAIVVRMHYQATARIERPLFGLAFYDAQTGAHLAGPNNGIARYDIAHIEGSGYVDYHVARLPFLPGEYTINSAIYDADGVHPYDAWIGCARLKVAPGGTRERYGIIALEGNWSHTPALPDPAPRARLDEVTRVAP